The genomic stretch GGATTGTTGCAGATAATGAAATCAATGCTGATGCTTTTATAGTCGAAGGAGACAAGCTTGTTGTTGACGTGAAAGATTCGGATAATTCGATAAAATCTTCCGAGAAGGTTGTGGAAAGCAGTCTTATTTCTAAAATCAGGATTGGAAATCATCCGGCGCCGTCCCATAAAGTCAGATTTGTTGCAGATCTCAAGAAGGCAGTCAAGTATGAAGTAAACAAACAGGGCAGGGAAATAACAATAGATGTTTATTCAAAAGGGGATAAGGGACGACCCAAGGTTCAGTTGGCATCAATTGCTCCGGTACCTGTTGGCGGAGATGGTAATCCCGGAGATACTAATTCTGCTGTAAGCACCACAGAAAAAACTCCTGCTGCAAGTGAAAAAAGTGAAGAAGTTGTGGCACCGAAGACTGCCGTTCAACCTGTTGCTGAACAGCCGCAGCCGCCTAAAGAAAAAAAGAGTGCAACGCCTTCACAGACGGCAAATGTCACACCGGAGAAGAAGAATGGTCAGAACAGCGTCAAGAAGGTATCACTTGATTTTCAGGATGCTGATATCGTAAATGTGCTGAGACTTCTCGCTGAGGTCAGCAAACTCAATATGATAATCGGCGACAATGTGAAAGGTAAAATAACCATCAAGATGCTTGATGTGCCCTGGGACCAGGCCCTCAACATCATCCTGAAAATGAAAGGACTCGGCAAGATATACGAGAACAACGTGGTCAGGATTGATACACTGGTAAACATAGCTCAGCAACAGGAAGAGGAGGCACGGGCCAAGGATGCCATGGTTAAGGCAGAGGACTTGTCTACAAAGATAATTCCTGTTAATTATGCGAAGGCAAAGGAGGTAGCCGACTCTATAAAGAAGACACTCAGTTCAAGGGGGGATATGACAATTGATGATCGCACCAATACCCTGATAGTTAAAGATGTGGCAGATAAACATGAAGAGATTGTCCAGCTTCTTAAAACACTTGACAGGCCGACACCTCAGGTTTTGATCGAGGCAAGGATTGTGCAGGCAGACTCCAACTTTGCAAAAGATCTCGGGGTGCAATGGGGCGGCAATTATACCTCCAGCCCGGGTGATTACACTATGAGTGTCGTATCCGGCCCATCAGGGACAGTAGGCGCACCTACAACAGGTTTTGCCGTTAATCTGCCTGCAAGTGGTCTTGCGGGATCAAAAGGGAGCGTTGGATTTACAATAGGAAAGACTGTTGGAGATGCGTTTAACCTTGATCTCAGGCTGTCTGCCGGAGAGACTAAGGGATTGACAAAGATACTGTCTGCTCCAAAGATTGCAACCCTTGACAACAGGGAAGCAATTATTCAACAGGGCGAATCCATTCCATACAAGACCTATTCTCAGGAAGGTACGAAGACAGAGTTTATTGATGCGACCCTGACTCTTAAAGTAATACCAAAGGTTACGCCTGATGGCCATATATCAATGAATATTAAAATTACCAAGAACCGTCAGGGGTCAATAGTAGTTGAAGGTACCCCGAGCATCAACAAAAAAGAGGCGACAACAGAGGTGCTCGTAAGAGATGGAGAAACGACTGTAATAGGCGGCATCTACGAATTGTCTGATACGGATAACGAAAATATGATCCCGTGGATACACAAGGTGCCTGTGCTTGGATGGTTATTCAAGAATACATCGAAATCAAATATAAAGAGCGAATTACTAATCTTTATTACACCTAAGATCATACCTGTAACTTCATGAGGGTTTTATGCTGCGCTTCCTGACAGCCGGGGAGTCTCATGGACAGCTTCTCATTGGAGTCATTGACGGCATCCCATCAGGGCTGGAACTTACCGCACAGGATATAAATCCGGATCTTGCCAGGCGCCAGATCGGCTATGGCCGCGGTGGCAGGATGCGGATTGAAAAAGATACAGCGGAGATTACCTGCGGCGTAAGATGGGGAAAGACCCTTGGAAGCCCGTTAGGCCTCTTAATCAGAAATAAAGACTGGGTAAATTGGACAGACAGGATGTCACCGGACCCTGCCCTGTCAGACTGCATCCCGCCTGAGACAAAACCAAGGCCAGGCCACGCAGACCTTTGCGGAATAATAAAATATGCTCACAATGATGTAAGAAACGTGCTCGAGAGGGCGAGCGCAAGAGAGACAGCGGTGAGGGTTGCTCTGGGCGCTGTTGCAAAGACTTTTTTGCGTTCGTTTTCTGTAAATATTTTAAGTCATGTAACAGAGATAGGCGGTGTCCGAGTGAAGCCCCGCAAGATGTCACTTGATGTGCTTTCAGACAGGGCCGAGAAATCGGATTTGCGTTGTGCTGACAAAAAGTCCGAAGCATTGATGAAAAAGAAGATTGATGAGGCGAAGAGGAAGGGTGATACTGTAGGAGGTGTGTTCGAGGTAATTGCGGCCAATGTCCCGCCAGGATTGGGAAGCTACGCACAATGGGACAGGAGGATGAATGCAAGGCTTGCATTTGCCGTAATGAGCATACAGGCCATAAAAGGTGTTGAGATCGGGATAGGTTTTGAGGCTGCAGGACGCTTTGGTTCTGACGTACACGATGCCATCTGCTATGACAGGAGTAAGCAAAAATTCTACAGAATGACAAACAGGGCTGGAGGGATTGAAGGGGGCATTACAAATGGTGAGAATATAATTGTGCGTGCGGCCATGAAGCCTATCGCAACGCTTTATTCCCCTATGGATTCAGTTGACATAAAGACCAGGAAACCGTTTAAGGCGACCGTTGAACGTTCTGATTACTGCGCAGTACCTGCCGCAAGCGTTGTAGGCGAGGCGATGGTGGCTGTTGAAATAGCCAATGCATTCCTTGAAAAATTTGGCGGTGATTCCATGGATGAAGTTCATCGGAATTATCAGGGTTACCTCGATTATATCAGCAAGATATAATAAAGCTCATTCATCAGTTAACCGTCATTTATCTTCGGAACTTGATATCAGAGTTTACAGGGATTTTCGGATGAACCGTCATGAGCCCTTCGACAAGCTCAGGGCTCACAAGGAGTCATGAAAAACGTCATTCCAGCGTAAGCGGGAATCCAGAGCGGGGCCTGATTCTGGATTCCCACTCCCCGCTTAAATCATGCGGGGACAGGTTCCGTGGGAATGACGGGTATACAGGAGCATTTTCAGGTGAATATCATCCTTACAGGCTTCATGGGCAGTGGAAAAACAGCAGTTGGCAGGAGCCTTGCCGGCAGGCTTGGTTACGCCTTTACAGATACGGACCTGCTTGTCGAGGCAAAGACAGGTAAAACCATAAACGAAATATTTGAGACAGATGGTGAGGCATTTTTCAGAAATCAGGAGACGATGATACTGGAAGAGCTGACAGGAGTCAATGAACGTGTAATATCTACAGGCGGCGGGATAGTTACAAAAGAGGAAAACATCATTAAGTTAAGAAAGATCGGTTTTATAATATGGCTTAAGGCATCTCCGGAGACGGTTTACAACAGGGTCTGCGATGAAAACCACCGGCCGCTTTTAAAAACAGATAACCCCCTTGAGCAGATTAAACGACTAATGTCCCGGCGTGAGCAGGCATATTCGAAGGCTGATTTAACGATTGACACAGACGGGCTTGAAGTTGATGATATAGTTGACATTATAATAGAAAAGGCAATGGGGAGAACGTAACCCTATGGATATAAAAAAAGTCAGGGTAGAGCTGGGACAGCGGAGCTATGATATATGCATAGGTCATGGCATACTTCAGGGACTCGCCGGTCACATGAAAATGCTTCCTGCAGGCAGGAAGGGTGCGATAATCACGAATCCAGGGTTAAACAAACTCTACGGTGAATCACTGAGCCGCAATCTGTCAGCCGAGGGTTACAGGATAACGACCATTGAAATTCCCGCAGGAGAGCGATACAAGACACTGAAATCTGTCAGCAGGATTTACGATATTCTTATCGGAGAAAAGTTTGAAAGAAACTCTTTCATAATAGCCCTTGGCGGAGGAGTCATCGGAGATATAGCCGGATTTGCAGCTGCGACATATCTCCGTGGCATCCCGTATATACAGATACCCACGTCTTTACTGGCCCAGGTTGACAGCAGTGTGGGCGGTAAGACCGGAGTTGACCACGCCCTTGGCAAGAACCTGATCGGTGCATTCTATCAGCCTCTCCTTGTATGGATAGATGCAGGTGTACTGAAGAGCCTCCCGAGGCGTGAACTTATCTCAGGTATGGGTGAGGTCATAAAGTACGGTGTCATAGCAGATGAGCAATTCTTTAAATTTACGGAAGAACGAATACGGGATATCCTGTCACTGAATGAAGACAGCCTTATACACACAGTATCCAGGTCTTGTGAGATAAAGGCAATGATAGTGGCCTCTGACGAAAGAGAGAGCGGTTTAAGGGCAATCCTGAACTTTGGCCACACGATGGGTCATGCAGTGGAGACAGCCACAGGCTACAGGAAATACAGGCACGGAGAGGCTGTGGCAATGGGCATGGTCTTCGCTGCAAAGCTTGCCGCTGGTCTGGGGTTATGCCGGGCGGATGTTTCTGAACGGATAGAGGGCCTTTGCAGGTCTGCCGGCCTCAGGACATCTCTCCCTGTTAAAGATATTTCAGTGCTTATGGATATCCTCCGCAGGGATAAAAAGGTTGTCAATGAGAAGTTACGATTTGTACTGCCTCTCAGGATTGGAGAGGTAAAGATAGTTGAAGATGTTGACAATGATGTCTTGCAGAGCACCCTACAATTATGTTACACTACTGACAAATCTGAAAAATAAGTCTTTCGTATGGAAAAAGATCACCAGGATGCCATAACAAATCTCAACTATAAAATAATAGAGCTTTCCACCCTTTATGAGATCGCCAGACGGTTAGGGGCATCAGTAGACCCCAGGGTGACACTTAGTTCCATACTTGAGATCCTGTCGGAGAGCATGGGTATGAGTCGCGGTACTCTTACACTTCTTGATCCCGAGACCAGACAGCTCTATATAGAATTTGCCCATGGCCTGACTCCTGAAGAAAAGAAACGCGGCATTTACAGGATAGGCGAAGGCATTACCGGCAAGGTCGTTGAGACGGGAGAGCCTATTATCGTGCCTGATGTAGGCAGGGAGCCTCTTTTCCTGAACAGGACAAGATCGCGGGGGGATATCAAAAGGGACAACATCTCCTTCATCTGCGTCCCGGTCAAGGTAAAGGGAGAGACAATAGGTGTAGTAAGTGTTGACAGGCTTTTTACGGATAAGTCCGTTTCCCTTGATGAGGATGTACGTATACTTACTATCGTAGCCTCATTAATTGGACAGGCCATAACAACAGCAAAATCGGTTGAACAGGAAAAGAAAAATCTGCTCAGAGAGAAAATGACCCTGCAGAGGGAGCTAAAGTCTCCATACCGCTTTGCAAATATCGTGTTTGTTAGCGACAAGATGAGGGATGTCCTCGACTCTGCATGGAGGGTAAGCCAGAGCAAGGCAACCGTATTGTTAAGAGGGGAGAGCGGAACCGGCAAGGAGTTAATAGCAAGGACAATACACTATCACAGCAAGCGCTGCGACAAAGCTTTCATCAGCGTCAATTGTGCGGCCATCCCAGACACACTCATTGAAAGCGATCTGTTCGGCCATGTAAAAGGGGCATTTACAGGGGCATTGAATGAGAAGAGGGGGCGGTTTGAGATGGCGGATGGCGGGACACTCTTTCTTGATGAGATAGGTGACATCCCCCCGCCGACTCAGGTAAAACTGCTCAGGGTGCTTCAGGAGAGGAGGTTTGAGCGGGTTGGAAGCTCAAAGGGCATAACGGTTGATGTGAGGATAATTGCTGCAACCAACCGGAATCTTGAAGAGGCTGTCAGGGATGGGAAATTCCGTGAAGACCTCTACTACAGGTTAAACGTCGTGCCTGTCAGGATACCTTCTCTAAGGGAGAGGAAAGAAGATATACCGCCTCTTGTTGGTCATTTCCTGCAGCTCTATAATGAAGAGAATGGCAGGGATGTCAAGATATCCAATGAGGCGCTTGATACACTCCTTATGCATGACTGGCCCGGCAATGTCCGGGAACTTGAAAATTGCATAGAGAGGATGATCGTGATGGCAAAGAATGACCTTTTAATGACCGAGGACGTCCCTATCACCATTGATGCCAAAATCACAAACAACATCTCCGGCATGAGTGAAACGCATGGTCATGCGAAGACGCTTGATCACACTATAGAAGACATGGAGAAGGAGAAGATACTTGAGGCGTTAAGACGGGCTGGTTTTGTTCAGGCCAGGGCAGCCAGGCAACTTGGCATCACATCGCGGCAGATAGGCTATAAAATCAGGAAATACGGGATTACCACTCCATGATTCAGAGTATGACAGGATATGGCTGCAGCGAAGGGATATGCGGCGGGATTGCCTATAAGGCAGAGGTCCGTTCAGTCAATCACAAATACTGTGATATTAATGTAAGGCTTCCTGAATCACTCACAAGGCTGGAGCAGTCCATACGGAGCCATATATCCAAAAGATGTTCCAGGGGCAAGATTGAACTGAACCTGACCAGAATGTCATCTTCCTTAAATTACAGCGCCCAGGTTCTAAACAGAGAGGCAATTACGCGCTGTCAGACACTCCTCAAAGAACTATCAGGGCATTTCGGGGTAAATTTCATCATGAAAAATGAGATAGGCATATCAGACCTTACAGCGCTCAGGGATTTTCTGGTATATGAAAGCAGTGAAGCCGGCAAGGCGGATTTTGACACTGCGATTATGAATATAGTTGTGAAATCCGTTGACAGCCTCATGAAAATGAGGTTGAGAGAGGGTGAGTCAATATACAAAGACCTCAGGAAACGGATTAACCGGTTAGATGCCCTCATTAACCGAATAGAGAAGCGTGTCCCTGCTGTGATCCTCGGCATGAAGTCACGTTATACTGAAAGAGTGAAGGAAATCTCAGGTGTTTTGCAGCCTGACAGGAATGTGATTGCCCGGGAAATCGCAATAATGATCGAACGTATGGATATTACTGAAGAAATTGTGCGGGTTGGCAGTCACGTCAGGCAGTTGAGAGACAAGCTCGGCAACGGTGCTGTTGTAGGACGCAGTATAGACTTTCTCCTTCAGGAGATCAACCGTGAGGTCAATACCATTGCGTCAAAGGCATCGGATGTCAGGATAGCTCAGTTGGTTGTTGAAATGAAAACTGAAATCGAGAGGGTTCGGGAACAGGTGCAGAATGTTGAATAAACGACAAGTATTAGCAGGTTTTAAGAGTTTGTTGAGATTTTTGGTCTGAATATGTATACTATGCCGGATGGAGAATCACAGTGACAATGATGCGGGAGAGGCAGGCCCATGGATTAAAGATGGACTCCTTTTCGTTGTATCAGCTCCTTCAGGCGCCGGTAAGACTACACTTTGCAAAGAGGTAGTCAAATACATCCCTGACATACGGCACTCGGTATCTTATACGACCAGGACTGCCCGTCCATCAGAAACAGACGGCTGCGATTACCACTTTGTCTCTATTGATAAATTTAAGAACATGGTGGATGAAGATGCATTCATAGAATGGGCTGTCGTTCATGGAAATTATTACGGGACTTCGAGGAAAGAGTTGACGGAATTATTAAGGAGCGGGGCAGACTTAATCCTCGATATTGATTCAAACGGGGCCAGGCAGATAAAGAAAACCTTCAGCAACGGCGTGTTTTGCTATATATTGCCTCCCTCATTTACCCATCTGAGAGAGAGACTCATGGTAAGAAAGGGTGACTCCATTGATGAGATTGACAGGAGGATGAAAGTCGCCGGGGAAGAGGTGAAGGATTACAGGATGTATGATTATCTGATTATTAATGATAATTTTGATAAGGCGCTCGAAGAGCTCAGGTCTGTAATTATTAGCGCCAGGATAAGGGTGCAGAGGCTAAAAAGTTCATGGGTTGAAAACAATTTTTTTGACAAGAGAGGAGGGTAAATACCTTGGAAATAGTATCACTGCCGATTGTCTTTAAAAAGGAAATTCTGGACAGCAGATTTCGTCTGGTCGTTGTTGCCACTGAACGTGCCAGAAAGCTTATCAACGGGGCTAAACCCTGCGTGCCGCTTAAATATCTCAAAGAATCTACTGTTGCGCTGGAAGAGCTGGTATCGTGCGACGTTGAGATTGTCAGGGGCAAAGAGGCCAGGAAGGCATTACGTGAGGAAATAGAAAGGAAGGAGATGCAGGCAGCAGGAACCAGGGAAGCGGCTGAAGAGGATGAGGTCAAGAAAGAGATAGAGAAGGAGTTGGGAAATTACGTCAGTGAGGCTGAAGGCAGCGCAGGCAATGCCGGGACAGAGGAGTAGCATCATAACATAAGAGGCCTTAGGATGGGACTTGCAGGAAGAAAAATAATCCTCGGTGTCACAGGGAGTATTGCAGCGTATAAATCCGTTTATCTTTTACGGCGGCTCACCGAACATGGAGCAGATGTGAGTGTGGTGATGACTAATGAGGCCGCAAAGTTTGTAGCGCCTCTGACATTTCAGGTGTTATCCGGGAAATCAGTCCATACTGATATTTTTGAACATAGTCACGGAGGCGAGATATCTCATCTCTATCTCGGCAGGATGGCTGACATGGCGATAATCGCCCCTGCAACTGCAAACATTATAGGTAAAATGGCTGCCGGGATTGCAGACGACCTTCTGAGCACCATACTGCTTGCATGCAAGTGCCCGGTACTCCTCGCCCCTGCAATGGATTATGAAATGTATGAGAATAAAATCGTGCAGAAGAACATCTCATATTTGAGAGGACTTGGGGTCAATTTCACGGGTCCTGTAAGCGGACCTCTTGCCTCAGGCGCTGAGGGTTACGGCCGCATGTCTGAGCCTGATGATATTGTGTCACTGGTTGAAGAGACGATTGCAGGGTCATGCCGGAGGGACTTCGGGGGACTGACAGTTCTTGTTACCGCCGGTCCGACAAGGGAGGCGATAGACCCGGTGCGATATATCAGCAACCGCTCATCCGGCAGGATGGGTTATTCTGTCGCAGAAGCTGCAATGATACGAGGCGCCAGGGTTATTCTCATCAGTGGTCCTGTAGCATTAAACGGTCCTCCTGGAGCAGAGATTGTAAGGGTAACGTCCTCTGAGGAAATGTTCGATGCCGTTATAAACAGGATGCCTGAGGCTAATGTGGTCGTCATGTCTGCCGCTGTCTCTGATTTCAAACCTGCTGTGGTTTCAGGTTCCAAGATTAAGAAAGACAATCTGCCGCCGGCATATAAGAGTGCGGACGGCATGACGCTTAATCTTGTAAAGACACAGGATATACTAAAGGAGGTCTCCGGCAAGAGGATCAAACAGTTCATAGTGGGTTTTGCTGCAGAGACTGATAACGTTATCGCCAACGCGAGGGAGAAACTGGCTGCCAGGGATTTGGATATGATAGTGGCAAATGACATTACCAGGACAGGTGCGGGATTTGACACTGATACCAATATCGTCACCTTTATAGACCGGTCTGGAGATGTTGCTGAATATCCATTGATGACTAAAAAGGCTGTTGCAGATAAATTGCTCGATCATATAGCAAAGAGATTAGACACGGGTACTGATTATGTCAAACGATAAACACGGCAGGAACTTCATACCAGTAGCGGAAGAATACATAAGAAAAGGCATGCTGGACCAGGCTATAGAGTTGCTTAAGGAAGGCATCGGGTTATACCCTGGTTATCTTAGTGCAAGGGTGTCACTTGGCAAGGCATACATGGAGAAGGGGATGTTTAATGAGGCGATGGGGGAATTTGAGCATGTAGTCAGGATGAGTCCTGATAACCTGCTGGCCCACAGGAAACTGGCATTTCTTTACAGGGATGCAGGCATGCTTGATTCTTCCATCAGATCATGTGAGGCAGTCCTGATATATAGTCCAGGGGACAGGGAGATTTCAGACTTGCTGAGGATGCTCAGGGCTGAAAGGATGGAAAAGATACGCAGAAGCTCAGACAGTGATGAGCGAAAGGCCCCGGCTTCAGTTGAAAGATCCGCTGCAGCGATTGACTTTACCTCAGGATGGGAGGTTTCAGCAGATGAGTCCAGGCCGGGAGGGATCTCTGAGGAATACCTGACGGAGAGCATGGGAGATATCTGTATTGCACAGGGCGAGAAGGCGAAAGGAATTGAGATATTCAGGAAGATATTGGAGAAAGACCCCTCCAACGAATCAATAAAAAATAAGTTGATTGAGTTGGGGGAGATTAGTCCCCCTCATACGGCCGGGATTGAACGACTTCAGGATCTTCTGAACAATGTAAGGACGAACAGGAGATGAACGTTAGCCGTGCCAGGGTGCTGGTCATTCATGGACCGAACCTTAACATGCTCGGCAGGAGAGAGACCGGCGTGTATGGGAATGCAACACTTGACGAGATAAATGATGCCGTAACACTGCTTGCCAGAGAGCTCGATACAGATGTTTCATTCTTTCAGTCCAACTCTGAGGGGACGCTCATTGACACAATACATCAGGCGGCAGGCGCCTATGATGCTATTGTGATAAATCCGGGAGGGTATACCCATTCGAGCGTTGCCCTGCGTGATGCAATTGCTTCGGTAAACATACCGGCCGTAGAGGTGCATATGTCAAACATATACGGCAGGGAAGAATTCCGTCATCACTCATACATATCGCCTGTGGCTGCCGGGCAGATATCAGGGTTTGGCGTAAACAGCTATCTGCTTGGACTGAGGGCAGCAGTAGAGACAGTAAGAAAATAAGCAAGGAGGCGATTGTGATAGTTGTCGCGGATCTGAGAAATGGTCATAAGGTGGAGATTGAAGGCGAGCCATACAAAGTCGTGGAGGCCCAGCATGTCAAACCTGCGAAGGGCGGCGCATTTTGCAGGACAAAATTAAAAAGCCTGAAAACCGGCAGTGTTATCGAGAGGACCTACAGGGTAAATGAAAAACTCGAAGAACCCAATCTGGAGGAAAAGGACGTACAGTACCTCTATTGCACAGAGGGGCAGTACTGGTTTATGGATGTCAATTCTTACGAACAGTTGTTTGTGCGTGAGGATCAGCTTGGCGACAGCAAAAATTATCTCAAAGAGAATATGACTCTAAACATTCTGTATTTTAATGGAAATCCTATCGGGATTGATCTCCCCTTGTCAGTTGAGCTGACGATTGTCAGGACAGATCCTGGCATACGGGGTGACACTGCAACCGGCGGGACGAAGCCTGCTTACCTTGAAACTGGTGCAGTGGTCAAGGTGCCGCTGTATCTGAATGAGGGGGATAAGATCAAAGTAGATACCCGAACAGGGACATTCCTTGAAAGGGTGAAATGAAAAAGAAAAAGTCATTGGTTGATCTTGAGTATCTAAGGGACCTTTCTGAATTTCTCAAGGATTCTGATATCTCAGAACTTGAGATTGAGAAAGAGGGGACGAGGGTCAGGCTGAAAAAATCTCCGCCCCAGAATTTATACAGTCCCCGAAGGATACCTGAGACAGTAACCGCTTCCATACCAGCTCTGCCGCTAAACAAGGGAGCCTCGGCCATAACTGCCGAAGTTGCAGACGATAAATGCGTCACAGTGCGCTCTCCAATTGTAGGTACATTCTTCAGGTCTCCGACACCGGGAGGAGAACCCTATGTTAATGTCGGAGATATCGTCAAAAAGGGACAGATCATCTGCATAGTGGAAGCAATGAAACTGATGAATGAGATAGAAGCTGAGGCAGGCGGCAAGATAGTGGAGGTATTGGTGGAAGATGCCCAGTCTGTTGAATACGGAAAGGCGCTTTTCAGAATAGAGCCGGTATAATTATGTTTCACAAAATACTTATAGCAAACCGCGGGGAGATTGCTCTCCGGATAATCCGGGCGTGCAAAGAGCTCGGGATAAAGACCGTGGCCATCTACTCAAGCGCCGACGAGTCCTCACTTCATGCAAGATTTGCCGATGAGAGGGTATGTGTGGGACCTGCAGACAGCGCACAAAGTTACAGGAATATCCCGAATATCCTGAGCGCTGCAGAGATAACCGACGCAGAGGCCATTCACCCGGGCTACGGCTTCCTCGCTGAGAACGCCCATTTTGCTGAGGCATGCGAGGCCGCAGGAATCGTATTCATCGGGCCTACCCCTGACAACATAGCCCTTATGGGAGACAAGGCAAAGGCCAAGGAGACGATGATGAAATGCGGCGTCCCCATAATGCCCGGCAGCAGGGGTGTTGTAGCTACTGAGAAGGACGCCCTCGATGTCGTAAAGGAGATCGGATTTCCCGTAATAATCAAGGCGGTTGCCGGCGGCGGCGGAAGGGGGATGCGTGTTGTCCACAAGGAACAGGAACTTGTTAACACCTTCCTTATGGCTCAGGCAGAGGCAAAGGCATCTTTCGGCAGCGACGAGGTATATATAGAAAAGTTCTTTCAAAACCCCAGGCACATCGAGGTACAGGTGCTG from Nitrospirota bacterium encodes the following:
- a CDS encoding YicC family protein; its protein translation is MTGYGCSEGICGGIAYKAEVRSVNHKYCDINVRLPESLTRLEQSIRSHISKRCSRGKIELNLTRMSSSLNYSAQVLNREAITRCQTLLKELSGHFGVNFIMKNEIGISDLTALRDFLVYESSEAGKADFDTAIMNIVVKSVDSLMKMRLREGESIYKDLRKRINRLDALINRIEKRVPAVILGMKSRYTERVKEISGVLQPDRNVIAREIAIMIERMDITEEIVRVGSHVRQLRDKLGNGAVVGRSIDFLLQEINREVNTIASKASDVRIAQLVVEMKTEIERVREQVQNVE
- a CDS encoding shikimate kinase; translated protein: MNIILTGFMGSGKTAVGRSLAGRLGYAFTDTDLLVEAKTGKTINEIFETDGEAFFRNQETMILEELTGVNERVISTGGGIVTKEENIIKLRKIGFIIWLKASPETVYNRVCDENHRPLLKTDNPLEQIKRLMSRREQAYSKADLTIDTDGLEVDDIVDIIIEKAMGRT
- the gmk gene encoding guanylate kinase; the encoded protein is MENHSDNDAGEAGPWIKDGLLFVVSAPSGAGKTTLCKEVVKYIPDIRHSVSYTTRTARPSETDGCDYHFVSIDKFKNMVDEDAFIEWAVVHGNYYGTSRKELTELLRSGADLILDIDSNGARQIKKTFSNGVFCYILPPSFTHLRERLMVRKGDSIDEIDRRMKVAGEEVKDYRMYDYLIINDNFDKALEELRSVIISARIRVQRLKSSWVENNFFDKRGG
- the aroC gene encoding chorismate synthase, encoding MLRFLTAGESHGQLLIGVIDGIPSGLELTAQDINPDLARRQIGYGRGGRMRIEKDTAEITCGVRWGKTLGSPLGLLIRNKDWVNWTDRMSPDPALSDCIPPETKPRPGHADLCGIIKYAHNDVRNVLERASARETAVRVALGAVAKTFLRSFSVNILSHVTEIGGVRVKPRKMSLDVLSDRAEKSDLRCADKKSEALMKKKIDEAKRKGDTVGGVFEVIAANVPPGLGSYAQWDRRMNARLAFAVMSIQAIKGVEIGIGFEAAGRFGSDVHDAICYDRSKQKFYRMTNRAGGIEGGITNGENIIVRAAMKPIATLYSPMDSVDIKTRKPFKATVERSDYCAVPAASVVGEAMVAVEIANAFLEKFGGDSMDEVHRNYQGYLDYISKI
- the rpoZ gene encoding DNA-directed RNA polymerase subunit omega; translated protein: MEIVSLPIVFKKEILDSRFRLVVVATERARKLINGAKPCVPLKYLKESTVALEELVSCDVEIVRGKEARKALREEIERKEMQAAGTREAAEEDEVKKEIEKELGNYVSEAEGSAGNAGTEE
- a CDS encoding 3-dehydroquinate synthase, which codes for MKKVRVELGQRSYDICIGHGILQGLAGHMKMLPAGRKGAIITNPGLNKLYGESLSRNLSAEGYRITTIEIPAGERYKTLKSVSRIYDILIGEKFERNSFIIALGGGVIGDIAGFAAATYLRGIPYIQIPTSLLAQVDSSVGGKTGVDHALGKNLIGAFYQPLLVWIDAGVLKSLPRRELISGMGEVIKYGVIADEQFFKFTEERIRDILSLNEDSLIHTVSRSCEIKAMIVASDERESGLRAILNFGHTMGHAVETATGYRKYRHGEAVAMGMVFAAKLAAGLGLCRADVSERIEGLCRSAGLRTSLPVKDISVLMDILRRDKKVVNEKLRFVLPLRIGEVKIVEDVDNDVLQSTLQLCYTTDKSEK
- the nifA gene encoding nif-specific transcriptional activator NifA, encoding MEKDHQDAITNLNYKIIELSTLYEIARRLGASVDPRVTLSSILEILSESMGMSRGTLTLLDPETRQLYIEFAHGLTPEEKKRGIYRIGEGITGKVVETGEPIIVPDVGREPLFLNRTRSRGDIKRDNISFICVPVKVKGETIGVVSVDRLFTDKSVSLDEDVRILTIVASLIGQAITTAKSVEQEKKNLLREKMTLQRELKSPYRFANIVFVSDKMRDVLDSAWRVSQSKATVLLRGESGTGKELIARTIHYHSKRCDKAFISVNCAAIPDTLIESDLFGHVKGAFTGALNEKRGRFEMADGGTLFLDEIGDIPPPTQVKLLRVLQERRFERVGSSKGITVDVRIIAATNRNLEEAVRDGKFREDLYYRLNVVPVRIPSLRERKEDIPPLVGHFLQLYNEENGRDVKISNEALDTLLMHDWPGNVRELENCIERMIVMAKNDLLMTEDVPITIDAKITNNISGMSETHGHAKTLDHTIEDMEKEKILEALRRAGFVQARAARQLGITSRQIGYKIRKYGITTP
- the pilQ gene encoding type IV pilus secretin PilQ: MKIFNFKAAVCVSLIAGFIVVSPALGDRVSASEYTGDVQTPDTAVLKKIDIVELPASTQILLEAGNSLKYTSFTLMDPPRLVIDLPGVSLGEFTKPITVGKGAVVEIVPVEADLPLRVARLSIKLAIDVKDPQIFSKSNVLIIEIPSTMPARGADKATAVPPLNMVRELIFNETGDKSSIRIVADNEINADAFIVEGDKLVVDVKDSDNSIKSSEKVVESSLISKIRIGNHPAPSHKVRFVADLKKAVKYEVNKQGREITIDVYSKGDKGRPKVQLASIAPVPVGGDGNPGDTNSAVSTTEKTPAASEKSEEVVAPKTAVQPVAEQPQPPKEKKSATPSQTANVTPEKKNGQNSVKKVSLDFQDADIVNVLRLLAEVSKLNMIIGDNVKGKITIKMLDVPWDQALNIILKMKGLGKIYENNVVRIDTLVNIAQQQEEEARAKDAMVKAEDLSTKIIPVNYAKAKEVADSIKKTLSSRGDMTIDDRTNTLIVKDVADKHEEIVQLLKTLDRPTPQVLIEARIVQADSNFAKDLGVQWGGNYTSSPGDYTMSVVSGPSGTVGAPTTGFAVNLPASGLAGSKGSVGFTIGKTVGDAFNLDLRLSAGETKGLTKILSAPKIATLDNREAIIQQGESIPYKTYSQEGTKTEFIDATLTLKVIPKVTPDGHISMNIKITKNRQGSIVVEGTPSINKKEATTEVLVRDGETTVIGGIYELSDTDNENMIPWIHKVPVLGWLFKNTSKSNIKSELLIFITPKIIPVTS